Proteins found in one Lutimonas zeaxanthinifaciens genomic segment:
- a CDS encoding ATP-binding protein: protein MRSVKLVVVLICIYFSPCRAQDTLYVDPVKIDSLKTLLKESSKEDTERVRLLNEFARLSFYNRELIQGFEATIKAIQLSKKIGYKEGEVLYHETLAAFLGDGDMVAFHHQKARMLNAQLSKSDSFAEVQVPEGYPDPITDAYSKKLIDALEHFKDVDQREILATIYTHLGYYYFGNERFIELKSVHAEAIDIYKELEELYPIFLYYSYGTYLAYRMGDNDEMQRIDNEIQKLVASIQDNSETGPLNFILANYYARNNKQTVAIEHYLKCIDFFESIEDYLLLASVYSEMTNLYTNLEMFSKAAEAMENRIRIIETHGLKLNNFAEYNRAMWTMYDSKNYIKAYYYRDRMEELITEQNKEHFLADNYSIEGHILLDQKKFEDAIPLLKNALEISLRINRFQSDEWEAFRLADCYYQIKDYNNALKYALKSEELLDGGNLRLNRNLNLLLSDIYDARNNEILAYKHLKNYANLIKESQEAEVASLIMRNEVRSVLEKKEKEIDLLEQEQELREQENKAQRLWIISIAGALLTALLLSLILYRNNKNRQKANRILQKQKERIQETLTELKATQSQLIQSEKMASLGELTAGIAHEIQNPLNFVNNFSEVNSELIEEMLEELEKGNLNEVKSLSKDIDENEQKIIFHGKRADSIVKGMLQHSRSSDGKKEPVDINILCDEYLRLSYHGLRAKDKSFNATMKTEFDEQIGKINIVAQDIGRVVLNLITNAFHAVDEKKKGGAKDYEPRVTVGTEKLAKNIKIMVKDNANGVPKEILDKIFQPFFTTKPTGQGTGLGLSLSYDIVKAHGGELQVETKKDKGTTFSILLPIG from the coding sequence ATGAGATCAGTTAAGTTAGTAGTTGTATTGATTTGCATTTATTTTTCCCCTTGCCGGGCTCAGGATACACTCTATGTGGATCCTGTTAAAATAGATAGTTTAAAAACTTTGTTGAAAGAGAGTTCTAAAGAGGATACTGAGAGAGTCAGACTTCTTAATGAATTCGCACGACTTAGTTTTTACAACAGAGAGCTAATACAGGGATTCGAAGCAACAATAAAAGCTATACAATTATCAAAAAAAATAGGATATAAAGAAGGGGAGGTCCTGTATCATGAAACTCTGGCCGCTTTTTTGGGTGATGGGGACATGGTAGCCTTTCATCATCAAAAGGCGAGAATGTTAAATGCCCAACTCAGTAAAAGTGACTCATTTGCTGAAGTGCAGGTTCCTGAAGGCTATCCCGACCCAATAACCGATGCATACAGTAAAAAGTTGATAGACGCTCTGGAACATTTCAAGGATGTGGACCAAAGGGAAATATTAGCGACCATTTATACTCATTTGGGATACTATTATTTCGGAAATGAAAGATTTATTGAGTTAAAATCTGTACATGCTGAAGCGATCGATATTTACAAAGAACTTGAAGAACTATATCCGATTTTTCTATATTATTCCTACGGAACCTATCTTGCCTATAGGATGGGAGATAATGATGAAATGCAGAGGATCGATAATGAAATACAAAAACTTGTGGCTTCCATTCAGGACAATTCTGAAACCGGCCCTTTAAATTTTATCCTTGCCAATTATTATGCGAGAAATAATAAGCAGACTGTTGCCATAGAGCACTATTTAAAATGTATTGATTTTTTTGAATCCATCGAGGATTATTTGTTGCTGGCAAGTGTTTATTCAGAGATGACCAACCTTTATACTAATTTGGAGATGTTTTCCAAAGCTGCGGAAGCTATGGAGAACAGGATCAGAATTATCGAAACACATGGTCTGAAATTGAACAATTTTGCAGAGTATAACAGGGCAATGTGGACAATGTATGATTCTAAAAATTATATCAAGGCCTATTATTACCGAGATCGAATGGAGGAATTGATTACCGAGCAAAACAAGGAGCATTTTCTGGCAGATAACTACAGTATTGAAGGTCATATACTTTTGGATCAAAAAAAATTCGAAGATGCCATTCCCCTCTTGAAAAATGCCTTGGAAATATCCTTGAGAATAAACAGGTTTCAAAGTGATGAGTGGGAGGCCTTTCGTCTCGCGGATTGTTATTATCAGATTAAGGACTATAACAATGCCTTGAAGTATGCGTTGAAAAGTGAAGAACTCCTGGATGGCGGCAATCTGAGATTGAATAGAAATTTGAATTTATTGTTGTCTGATATATATGACGCAAGAAATAATGAGATTCTCGCCTATAAACATTTAAAAAATTATGCCAACCTGATCAAGGAATCTCAAGAGGCCGAGGTTGCGAGCCTGATCATGCGTAATGAAGTAAGGTCAGTTCTTGAAAAAAAGGAAAAGGAAATTGACTTGCTGGAACAGGAACAAGAATTGAGGGAGCAGGAAAATAAGGCTCAGCGATTATGGATCATCAGTATCGCAGGAGCTCTTTTAACTGCTCTGCTTTTAAGTTTGATTTTGTATCGAAATAATAAAAACAGACAAAAGGCGAATCGAATTCTTCAAAAACAAAAAGAAAGAATTCAGGAAACCTTAACAGAGTTAAAGGCTACACAGTCCCAACTCATTCAATCTGAGAAGATGGCTTCTTTAGGGGAACTAACTGCGGGGATCGCCCATGAGATTCAAAACCCGCTGAACTTTGTCAACAACTTTTCTGAAGTAAATTCTGAGTTAATTGAAGAGATGCTGGAAGAACTCGAAAAGGGTAATCTGAATGAGGTCAAATCACTATCCAAAGATATTGATGAGAATGAACAGAAGATTATCTTCCACGGAAAAAGAGCTGATTCGATCGTTAAGGGGATGTTGCAACATAGCAGGAGCAGTGATGGTAAAAAGGAGCCTGTAGATATAAACATTCTGTGCGATGAATATTTAAGGTTGTCATACCATGGATTAAGAGCCAAAGACAAGTCTTTCAATGCTACAATGAAAACTGAATTTGATGAGCAAATAGGCAAAATAAATATAGTTGCTCAGGATATTGGCCGGGTTGTACTCAATCTGATCACCAATGCTTTTCATGCGGTTGATGAAAAAAAGAAAGGTGGAGCCAAAGATTATGAACCGAGGGTGACAGTTGGTACTGAAAAATTAGCGAAGAATATAAAAATTATGGTAAAAGATAATGCCAACGGGGTTCCAAAAGAAATACTGGATAAAATTTTTCAACCCTTTTTTACCACGAAACCCACAGGGCAGGGTACAGGGCTAGGCTTGTCATTAAGCTATGATATTGTAAAAGCCCATGGTGGAGAATTACAAGTTGAAACGAAAAAAGATAAAGGGACAACCTTTAGCATTTTGCTTCCAATTGGTTAA
- a CDS encoding response regulator: protein MKILVVDDERDVKILFEQRFRKEIRKGDVTFVFAFSGEEAVETLDKLNQEAVLILSDINMPGMSGLELLEHIKKNLYKPPPVVMMITAYGDEQNRKAAERLGADAFLTKPLDFKLLKNELLNI, encoded by the coding sequence ATGAAAATATTAGTAGTAGATGACGAAAGGGACGTCAAGATATTGTTCGAGCAGCGATTCAGAAAGGAAATCAGAAAAGGAGATGTTACTTTTGTATTTGCGTTCTCTGGTGAGGAAGCCGTCGAAACCCTGGACAAACTCAATCAGGAAGCTGTTTTGATTTTATCGGATATCAACATGCCTGGAATGAGTGGACTGGAACTTTTGGAGCATATTAAGAAAAACTTGTATAAACCTCCTCCTGTGGTCATGATGATCACTGCTTATGGAGATGAACAGAACAGAAAAGCGGCTGAAAGATTAGGCGCTGACGCCTTTTTAACGAAACCCCTGGATTTTAAACTTTTGAAAAACGAACTTTTAAATATTTAG
- a CDS encoding response regulator → MAKILVVDDETDLEILIKQKFRKEIRKKEYEFLFAVNGLDALEKILQDPEVDIVLSDINMPEMDGLTLLTKLNEKSPLIQAVIVSAYGDMENIRTAMNRGAFDFITKPINFKDLTLTMEKTLKHARQLRETLKAVKENNILKMYVDQNVLNFMGSREYESAIMVNESVEGTVVFIDICGFTRISEKEPADKVVKMLNAYFDIMVKEIIKQDGNVDKFLGDAVMAFFSGDFHLDRAIEACVDIRTAIENADIGIGIESFKPEVSIGINSGDMVWGNIGSSTLKRLDHTVIGDAVNLAARLQSAAQNGQILITEESYEKVKESFKCEKIGPIQMKNRSEPVIVYQVIS, encoded by the coding sequence ATGGCGAAAATTTTGGTTGTTGATGACGAAACAGATCTGGAAATACTGATCAAACAAAAGTTTCGTAAGGAAATCAGAAAAAAAGAATATGAATTTCTTTTTGCTGTAAACGGCCTGGATGCGTTGGAGAAAATCCTGCAGGATCCTGAAGTTGATATTGTGTTAAGTGATATCAATATGCCTGAGATGGATGGGCTTACTTTATTGACGAAATTAAACGAAAAGAGTCCCTTGATTCAAGCGGTGATTGTTTCGGCCTATGGAGATATGGAAAATATCAGGACAGCTATGAACAGAGGCGCTTTTGATTTTATAACCAAACCCATCAATTTCAAGGATCTGACCCTGACAATGGAAAAGACTTTGAAGCATGCCAGACAGCTCAGGGAAACTTTGAAAGCTGTAAAAGAAAACAATATCTTAAAGATGTATGTTGATCAGAACGTGCTCAATTTCATGGGAAGTCGAGAATATGAGTCGGCCATAATGGTTAACGAATCCGTGGAAGGTACCGTCGTTTTTATTGATATATGTGGTTTTACCCGTATAAGCGAAAAGGAACCTGCGGATAAGGTTGTAAAAATGTTAAACGCATACTTTGACATCATGGTGAAGGAGATTATCAAACAAGACGGTAATGTAGATAAGTTTTTGGGTGATGCCGTGATGGCCTTTTTTAGTGGTGACTTTCATCTGGACAGGGCTATCGAAGCTTGTGTTGATATACGAACGGCAATAGAAAACGCTGACATTGGTATTGGAATTGAATCTTTCAAACCCGAAGTTTCCATTGGTATTAACAGCGGGGACATGGTTTGGGGAAATATTGGATCTTCAACCTTAAAGCGACTTGATCATACGGTAATAGGGGATGCAGTGAATCTTGCTGCTCGATTACAATCAGCTGCTCAAAACGGTCAAATTCTGATCACAGAAGAAAGTTACGAGAAAGTCAAGGAATCCTTTAAATGTGAGAAAATTGGGCCAATCCAAATGAAGAATAGATCGGAACCGGTTATCGTATACCAGGTGATCAGCTAA
- a CDS encoding fasciclin domain-containing protein has product MRGNISIAKIDKFKIQKWVSKLYGSTALIGAMMFIVIILLSCGSDSMDIVEERVSSSTSYNTPVNNPVSNAGDEELKESITAILLDNGHTELIEALDYVNAEIYTQLIELFASQSVQHTVFAPNNEAFFKLYNCLGMKTQDISEIGDPGLVRDILLYHVAKGRQDANSIIPNENEREVETLYGKPLTVKYDRTVESVGSIAIIGPNDADKIAKNGIVHVISEVLLPIDLACQGANP; this is encoded by the coding sequence ATGAGAGGAAACATTAGCATAGCAAAAATAGATAAATTCAAGATTCAGAAATGGGTCTCAAAATTATATGGATCAACTGCTCTGATCGGAGCGATGATGTTTATAGTTATTATACTTTTATCTTGTGGCTCAGACAGCATGGACATTGTAGAAGAACGTGTCAGCTCTTCAACCTCATACAACACACCAGTGAATAACCCGGTTAGTAATGCAGGAGATGAGGAATTGAAGGAATCAATAACAGCCATACTTCTGGATAACGGGCACACCGAATTGATTGAAGCACTTGATTATGTCAATGCCGAAATTTATACTCAGCTTATCGAATTATTTGCTTCCCAATCCGTACAGCACACTGTTTTTGCCCCAAACAATGAAGCCTTTTTCAAACTATACAATTGTCTGGGTATGAAAACTCAGGATATTTCAGAAATCGGAGATCCTGGTCTGGTACGGGATATTCTTCTCTATCACGTAGCTAAAGGAAGACAAGATGCCAACAGTATTATCCCAAATGAGAACGAACGAGAAGTGGAAACTTTATATGGTAAACCGCTTACAGTAAAATATGATCGAACGGTTGAAAGTGTTGGCAGTATCGCGATAATTGGGCCAAATGATGCCGATAAAATAGCAAAGAATGGTATCGTACATGTCATTAGTGAAGTACTTTTACCCATTGATCTTGCATGTCAGGGAGCGAATCCTTAG
- a CDS encoding MFS transporter, with the protein MDKVSSQRVSLSIYFFLLGFGFSNWASRIPSIKENFNFDEAELGNLLLVMPISSMIGLPISGWLVSKFNSRTPLLVSFVVLCLSLILIGYADDLVSLIIGVALFAFCTRIANIAVNTQSLTLQKQREKKIIGSFHGLWSLGGLGGALFSTIMVGFGISMRDHFLYIGILSLVVSVASFSYLIPKDKSEIGNKLILGKPDKYILYLGLMVFFGALCEGGMFDWSGVYFKEVVGQEVFTLGYLIFMAFMALSRFYSDKLVDRIGMRKTYILGASIVGIGMSIVIIFPFFWPVLIGFSLVGIGVASVFPMTFALAGSSKKYSPGMAISIISTYGIVGMLIGPPLVGYIAHVIGLRYAFILFILSGLMLIPLSYSFFRLNKEE; encoded by the coding sequence ATGGATAAAGTTTCAAGTCAACGCGTATCGTTGAGTATATATTTTTTTCTGTTGGGTTTCGGATTTTCTAACTGGGCCTCCAGAATTCCGTCTATTAAAGAGAATTTCAATTTTGATGAAGCGGAACTAGGGAATTTACTTTTGGTGATGCCGATCAGTTCAATGATCGGGTTGCCCATATCCGGTTGGCTCGTATCTAAATTCAACAGCAGGACCCCGCTATTGGTTTCCTTTGTGGTTCTCTGTCTTTCATTGATCCTTATTGGTTATGCCGATGATCTGGTTAGCCTGATTATTGGGGTGGCACTTTTCGCATTTTGTACCCGAATAGCTAATATTGCTGTAAACACGCAATCTTTGACTCTGCAAAAACAAAGGGAAAAAAAGATTATAGGTTCCTTTCATGGTCTTTGGAGCCTGGGAGGACTGGGCGGTGCATTGTTCTCAACGATTATGGTAGGGTTCGGGATATCCATGAGAGATCATTTTTTGTATATCGGTATCCTGAGTCTTGTAGTTTCTGTTGCTTCCTTCTCCTACCTAATCCCGAAAGATAAATCTGAAATTGGTAACAAGCTAATTTTAGGTAAACCGGACAAATACATTCTCTACCTCGGGCTTATGGTTTTCTTTGGTGCGCTGTGTGAAGGAGGGATGTTTGACTGGAGTGGTGTTTATTTTAAAGAAGTTGTAGGCCAAGAGGTATTTACCCTTGGTTATCTGATCTTTATGGCATTCATGGCTTTGTCACGTTTTTATTCAGATAAACTTGTGGATCGAATCGGAATGAGAAAAACCTATATCCTGGGGGCATCTATTGTTGGAATTGGTATGTCGATTGTCATCATATTTCCATTTTTCTGGCCGGTACTGATCGGTTTTTCTCTGGTCGGAATAGGAGTTGCATCGGTCTTTCCCATGACCTTTGCCCTGGCTGGTAGTTCCAAGAAATATTCACCGGGAATGGCTATTTCAATCATCTCAACCTATGGAATTGTAGGAATGCTGATTGGGCCTCCTTTGGTTGGATATATTGCTCATGTCATCGGATTGCGGTATGCCTTTATACTTTTTATACTCTCAGGCTTAATGTTAATTCCACTTTCGTACTCCTTTTTCAGGTTGAACAAGGAAGAATGA
- a CDS encoding DUF1295 domain-containing protein: protein MFVVQAVIGVFVMMTLLWLCSIYLNNVSIVDNFWGMGFVLVVWILASQSDALYTRDYLLILLVTLWGTRLSVYLMQRNYGKKEDYRYQEFRERYGRERYWWFSYFQVFLLQGALILIISLPFYGIFKKTVSDELNFIDYLGILIWVIGFVFESVGDYQLASFKKDPNNKGKLLTSGLWRYTRHPNYFGDAAVWWGYGLIAIASGAYWYSLGALLMTYLILKISGVSLLEKSLSVKKPGYEDYMNSTNSFIPWIPKRK from the coding sequence ATGTTTGTAGTTCAGGCAGTTATTGGCGTATTTGTCATGATGACCCTATTGTGGTTGTGCAGTATCTATCTAAACAATGTCAGCATTGTAGATAATTTCTGGGGAATGGGTTTTGTTTTGGTCGTTTGGATTCTTGCCTCGCAATCGGACGCACTTTATACGCGAGACTATCTGTTAATTCTCCTGGTAACTTTGTGGGGAACAAGGCTTTCAGTTTACCTCATGCAACGGAATTACGGGAAAAAGGAGGACTACAGGTACCAGGAATTCAGAGAGCGTTATGGCAGAGAACGCTACTGGTGGTTCAGTTATTTTCAGGTGTTTCTTTTGCAGGGAGCATTGATCCTGATCATCTCTTTACCTTTTTATGGCATTTTTAAAAAGACAGTATCCGATGAATTAAATTTCATTGATTATTTAGGTATTTTGATCTGGGTGATCGGATTTGTATTTGAGTCTGTTGGAGATTATCAATTAGCATCTTTTAAAAAAGACCCAAACAATAAGGGAAAACTTCTCACTTCGGGTTTATGGCGTTATACGCGGCATCCAAATTATTTTGGTGATGCCGCCGTTTGGTGGGGATACGGTCTGATTGCCATAGCATCCGGTGCTTATTGGTACAGTCTTGGAGCATTACTCATGACTTATTTGATCCTGAAGATATCAGGGGTATCATTATTGGAAAAGTCCTTGTCAGTTAAAAAACCGGGATACGAAGATTATATGAACAGCACAAATTCATTTATTCCCTGGATCCCAAAACGAAAATAA
- a CDS encoding gluconate 2-dehydrogenase subunit 3 family protein, producing MNRRQLLKNSVFTAIGLGLSPGIIMSLESCAKERPSSDDPLYFNEEEFDTLWLMANIILPKTETPGAIEAGVPLFMDKLYGEFLEDDEKNKFQAGLKNFMATCENENGEGFLDLDKEAQISYLEKLDNAGAEEEFFKSSKQIILWAYFTSEAGMRSMNYLPVPGRYNGCISIDGEEKNIVGNR from the coding sequence ATGAACAGACGTCAGTTATTAAAGAATTCTGTATTTACAGCTATTGGTTTGGGCCTTAGCCCCGGGATCATCATGTCTTTGGAAAGTTGCGCAAAAGAAAGGCCTTCTTCAGATGATCCTTTGTATTTCAATGAAGAAGAGTTTGATACCCTTTGGTTAATGGCCAATATTATCTTGCCTAAAACGGAAACTCCCGGTGCCATTGAAGCTGGGGTTCCTTTATTTATGGATAAACTTTATGGGGAGTTCCTCGAGGATGATGAAAAAAATAAGTTTCAGGCCGGATTAAAGAACTTTATGGCAACCTGTGAAAATGAGAATGGTGAGGGTTTTTTAGATCTTGACAAGGAAGCGCAGATTTCCTATCTGGAAAAGCTGGACAATGCCGGTGCTGAGGAAGAATTTTTTAAATCTTCAAAACAAATCATACTATGGGCTTATTTTACGTCTGAGGCCGGTATGAGAAGCATGAATTATTTACCTGTCCCGGGTCGATATAATGGCTGTATCAGTATTGACGGTGAGGAAAAAAATATAGTGGGTAATCGATAA
- a CDS encoding GMC oxidoreductase, with protein sequence MKENEFDVIVIGSGMSGGWAAKEFTEKGMKTLVLERGRMVEHIKDYPTTNMAPWEFEFRKRPTKETREEYHIQKGVYAFNEATKHFFASDKKHPYSTPPDKPFRWIKGFHTGGKSLTWWRQTYRMSEMDFEANARDGHGVDWPVRYKDIEPWYDYVEEYIGVSGQNEGLEQLPDGKFLKPMEMNCVEEHLKDSLEKNYDNRTLTIGRTAHLTERHNERGPCQYRNMCETGCPFSGYFSSVSVTLPAAQKTGNMTFRPNSIVHSILYDKKKGKASGVKVIDAETKETREYHARVIFLCASTLPSTQIMLNSTSESFPNGIANSSGMLGRHLMDHYTIDIRGVYQGFEDGYYNGHRPNGIYLPRFKNLNGQEEDYVRGFAYQGSASRLGWELGNYVPGIGGEFKDQLQKPGPWVMGLGGYGECLPYYDNQVTLHPDKKDEWGMPILHISCELKENEKKIMEAMKEHARDILEKAGFTNIEHSSPEDWIFGDGIHEMGTARMGRDPKTSVLNKWNACHDVPNLFVTDGSFMTSSACQNPSLSYMAFTARAANYAVEKMKKGEL encoded by the coding sequence ATGAAAGAAAACGAATTTGATGTCATCGTGATTGGTTCAGGTATGTCAGGTGGATGGGCGGCCAAGGAATTTACTGAAAAAGGAATGAAAACTCTTGTCCTGGAAAGGGGAAGGATGGTGGAGCATATAAAAGATTATCCAACGACGAACATGGCTCCCTGGGAATTTGAATTCCGAAAAAGGCCAACCAAGGAAACCCGGGAAGAATATCATATTCAAAAAGGAGTATATGCTTTTAACGAGGCGACAAAACATTTTTTTGCGAGTGACAAGAAACATCCCTATTCAACGCCTCCGGACAAACCTTTCAGATGGATCAAAGGTTTTCATACCGGTGGGAAAAGTCTTACCTGGTGGAGACAGACCTACAGGATGAGCGAGATGGATTTTGAGGCAAATGCCAGGGATGGACACGGTGTGGACTGGCCCGTTCGTTATAAAGATATTGAACCCTGGTATGACTATGTTGAGGAATACATCGGGGTCAGTGGTCAAAATGAAGGGCTTGAACAATTACCCGACGGGAAATTCTTAAAGCCGATGGAGATGAACTGTGTGGAAGAGCACCTCAAAGATTCCCTTGAAAAAAACTATGATAACAGGACGTTGACAATAGGCCGAACAGCACATCTTACTGAAAGGCACAATGAACGAGGTCCCTGTCAGTACAGAAATATGTGTGAGACCGGTTGTCCGTTCTCCGGATATTTTAGCAGTGTAAGTGTCACCCTTCCAGCTGCCCAAAAAACGGGTAATATGACCTTTAGGCCCAATTCAATTGTTCACTCCATTCTCTATGATAAAAAAAAGGGAAAAGCCAGTGGTGTCAAAGTTATCGATGCGGAAACCAAGGAAACGAGAGAATATCATGCAAGGGTTATTTTCCTGTGTGCCTCAACTTTGCCCAGTACTCAGATCATGCTGAACAGTACTTCGGAAAGTTTCCCTAATGGTATTGCGAATTCAAGTGGAATGCTGGGACGTCATTTGATGGATCATTATACTATTGATATACGAGGCGTTTATCAAGGATTTGAAGACGGCTATTATAACGGTCACCGTCCTAACGGAATTTACTTACCACGATTTAAAAATTTGAATGGCCAGGAAGAAGATTACGTCAGAGGTTTTGCCTATCAGGGAAGTGCGAGTAGACTCGGTTGGGAACTAGGTAATTATGTTCCGGGCATAGGTGGTGAATTCAAGGACCAACTTCAAAAACCGGGCCCATGGGTTATGGGATTAGGTGGCTATGGGGAATGCCTTCCTTACTATGACAATCAAGTCACCCTTCATCCGGATAAAAAGGACGAGTGGGGTATGCCCATTCTCCATATCAGTTGTGAACTTAAGGAAAATGAAAAGAAGATCATGGAGGCTATGAAAGAGCATGCAAGGGACATTCTTGAAAAGGCTGGATTCACAAACATTGAGCATTCGAGTCCTGAAGACTGGATCTTTGGCGATGGTATTCATGAAATGGGGACGGCAAGAATGGGTAGAGATCCCAAGACTTCTGTTTTAAATAAATGGAATGCTTGTCATGATGTTCCGAATTTGTTTGTGACAGATGGTTCTTTTATGACCTCTTCGGCTTGTCAGAACCCATCGCTGTCCTATATGGCTTTTACTGCCCGTGCCGCGAACTATGCTGTAGAAAAAATGAAAAAAGGAGAATTATAG
- a CDS encoding VWA domain-containing protein, with product MNEGFLHMNWEEFHFLRPQLLWLLPAVFLSFILAMSGLRETIKWKEVIAPHLRPFMIKKGSENIKKWMHVGLFITLSLAILGVAGPTWQKVEEPDKILETPMVILLDLSQSMMVTDIQPSRLERSKFKIRDLLDSKPGARIALIGYAGTAHTIVPLTRDYKIINSHIKTLSPDIMPFPGSDLQNALELADTITSVSNAPGHVLLISDDFTEESFNMIQKFINANNHSLTILPMNTIGGAAVPANRGSRALKDKQGKEVFSSLNKEILNKIGSLERVTISPLTLDKSDMEFLANKISDHLEFKEDPEEKEDNWKDEGPWLAIPFAVIILAWFRKGWVLYGLLIMFSLGSCSEESKFMDLWKTRDFQAQQEYDKKEFSKAAELYQDPLREGVAWYKSGDYKKAIEAFQKDTTAMGAYNLGLAYYENGDYAEAASAFDQAVQLDPDLEGARKNKELTQQIMEGESPVNPEEAQEVQEDLNAENIENKDMEDLGGGGQEASEEDMKQERKEETVGTDMRTGKEMDEVPPDFESGKSKNSQKVLMRKVDDDPSLFLKRKFNHQVKTQNMQPKKKEITW from the coding sequence ATGAACGAAGGGTTTCTACATATGAACTGGGAAGAATTCCATTTTTTAAGGCCTCAACTTCTATGGTTGTTACCAGCGGTGTTTCTATCCTTTATTCTGGCAATGTCAGGATTGAGAGAAACTATCAAATGGAAAGAAGTAATTGCCCCTCATTTAAGGCCTTTTATGATCAAAAAAGGAAGTGAAAACATAAAAAAGTGGATGCATGTGGGGTTATTTATAACACTATCACTTGCGATTCTTGGTGTGGCCGGGCCGACTTGGCAAAAAGTTGAGGAACCTGATAAGATCCTCGAAACACCAATGGTCATCCTTCTTGACTTATCTCAAAGTATGATGGTCACAGATATTCAGCCTTCAAGGCTTGAAAGGTCCAAGTTTAAAATCAGAGACCTCCTTGATTCTAAACCTGGAGCCAGAATCGCTTTGATCGGATATGCCGGCACAGCGCATACCATAGTGCCGTTGACCAGAGATTATAAGATAATCAACAGTCATATTAAAACACTGTCTCCTGACATCATGCCCTTCCCGGGCAGTGATTTGCAAAATGCACTGGAGCTCGCTGACACCATCACTTCTGTATCCAATGCACCGGGTCATGTTCTTCTTATTTCAGACGATTTTACTGAGGAGAGTTTTAACATGATCCAGAAATTTATCAACGCCAACAATCATTCCCTGACCATTCTTCCTATGAATACCATAGGAGGAGCAGCTGTCCCGGCTAATAGAGGATCAAGGGCCTTAAAGGATAAGCAGGGCAAAGAAGTTTTTTCTTCGCTGAATAAAGAAATACTAAATAAAATTGGATCGTTAGAGCGAGTAACCATCAGTCCGCTCACGCTGGACAAAAGCGATATGGAATTTCTGGCGAATAAGATTAGTGATCATCTTGAATTCAAAGAAGATCCAGAAGAAAAAGAAGATAACTGGAAAGATGAGGGGCCCTGGCTGGCGATTCCATTTGCCGTCATCATTCTGGCCTGGTTTAGAAAAGGCTGGGTGCTTTATGGGCTACTGATCATGTTCAGCCTGGGTTCCTGTTCGGAGGAATCAAAATTTATGGATCTCTGGAAGACCAGAGACTTTCAGGCACAGCAGGAATATGATAAAAAAGAATTCAGTAAAGCCGCTGAATTGTATCAGGACCCGCTGAGAGAAGGAGTAGCCTGGTACAAATCAGGTGATTATAAGAAGGCCATTGAAGCCTTTCAAAAAGACACAACGGCGATGGGGGCATACAACCTGGGCCTTGCATACTATGAAAATGGTGACTATGCCGAAGCTGCTTCGGCATTTGATCAGGCGGTACAGTTAGATCCGGATCTTGAAGGAGCAAGAAAAAACAAGGAATTAACTCAGCAAATTATGGAAGGAGAAAGCCCGGTTAATCCTGAAGAGGCGCAAGAAGTACAGGAAGATCTGAATGCCGAAAATATCGAGAACAAAGATATGGAAGATCTGGGTGGCGGCGGCCAGGAAGCATCAGAGGAAGACATGAAGCAAGAGCGGAAAGAAGAAACTGTGGGTACGGATATGAGAACAGGAAAAGAAATGGATGAGGTCCCACCGGATTTTGAATCAGGTAAAAGTAAAAATTCTCAAAAAGTTTTAATGCGCAAAGTTGATGACGATCCTTCTTTGTTTCTGAAAAGAAAATTTAATCATCAGGTGAAAACCCAAAACATGCAACCTAAAAAGAAGGAAATAACATGGTAG